One Trichoderma asperellum chromosome 5, complete sequence genomic region harbors:
- a CDS encoding uncharacterized protein (EggNog:ENOG41), with translation MLGDANPPDALPLLRVPPEILDRITWHLATTELCNFRLTCKSAERAVDFRFTAEFFTRKQFMVSEFSLKALRDISKSRLAGYLRHVHISLDQVDEMAGSRINMTAEERSLYQQRLTEQSTLWTLGLVPKYLAEAFSRLPNLETVALRDFNSTRRSRDGPHAQWRSYGAQTLLKETGALPITNEVFSWGNPALLHRASTLFKAVIHSLGLANARPKNIEVMERNGNLLYDSAFHLHPDLEATDAPVLQSLQKLHLCVDVYWATSPHVAQPYYQRNLAGFLKHCNGLEELRINGKRSSYSQGSRQNLHLLMSWLASSEAKPLSELQSADVSVDSQFAPPPVEFPQLSNLSLGMMAITLDEVVHLITKFAGSLQYLELWRFQLMANPGTDADIAERNQNLFIHLLKKLLAIPNLNLRHIKLGILQQMLDVSDTNKKMQAVEFTKDEPASTNDEKDATAPVDTRPRRKPTNNSMEYTGSDWRHFVRHEMIPRLYIINRDLNLAGLNQSSHEEDSDDVDDEDGDEDEEMDE, from the exons ATGCTCGGCGACGCCAACCCGCCGGACGCTCTGCCCCTGCTGCGGGTGCCGCCAGAGATCCTCGACAGGATCACCTGGCATCTCGCAACCACAGAGCTCTGCAACTTTCGCCTGACGTGCAAATCCGCCGAGCGGGCTGTTGATTTCAGATTCACTGCCGAGTTCTTCACGCGCAAGCAGTTCATGGTTTCCGAGTTCAGCCTCAAGGCCCTCAGGGACATCTCCAAGAGCCGCCTCGCCGGCTATCTGCGCCATGTGCACATCAGTCTTGACCAAGTCGATGAGATGGCCGGCTCTCGCATCAACATGACAGCAGAGGAGCGTAGCTTGTATCAGCAACGCTTGACTGAGCAGAGCACTCTGTGGACGCTGGGACTGGTTCCCAAATATCTGGCCGAGGCCTTCTCTCGCTTGCCGAATCTGGAGACGGTTGCGCTCCGCGATTTCAATTCAACTAGGAGATCTCGAGATGGGCCTCACGCACAGTGGCGCAGCTATGGTGCCCAAACACTTCTTAAGGAGACGGGTGCTCTTCCCATAACCAATGAGGTTTTCAGCTGGGGAAATCCGGCCCTTCTTCACAGAGCCAGCACCCTCTTCAAGGCCGTCATCCACAGTCTTGGCCTGGCCAACGCGAGGCCGAAAAACATTGAGGTGATGGAGAGGAACGGCAACCTGCTTTATGACTCTGCTTTCCACTTGCACCCAGATTTGGAAGCCACCGACGCTCCTGTTCTTCAAAGCCTTCAAAAACTGCATCTTTGCGTTGACGTCTACTGGGCTACTTCGCCTCATGTTGCACAGCCATATTACCAGCGGAATCTCGCTGGATTTCTCAAGCATTGCAACGGCCTGGAAGAACTCCGCATCAACGGGAAACGCAGCAGCTATAGCCAAGGCAGTCGTCAGAATCTCCATCTGTTGATGAGCTGGCTTGCATCATCAGAGGCGAAGCCCTTATCAGAGCTCCAATCGGCGGATGTATCGGTTGACAGCCAATTTGCCCCTCCTCCAGTCGAGTTTCCGCAGTTGTCCAATCTCAGCTTGGGAATGATGGCTATTACCCTCGACGAAGTTGTTCACCTTATTACAAAGTTTGCTGGCTCACTTCAGTATCTCGAATTATGGAGGTTCCAATTAATGGCTAACCCGGGCACTGATGCCGACATCGCGGAGAGGAAtcagaatttatttattcacCTGTTGAAGAAGCTGTTGGCTATACCGAATCTCAACCTACGCCATATCAAACTGGGCATTCTCCAACAGATGCTGGATGTCAGCGACACGAATAAGAAGATGCAGGCCGTAGAGTTCACTAAAGATGAACCAGCCAGCACGAATGACGAGAAAGACGCAACCGCCCCGGTTGACACTAGACCTAGACGAAAGCCAACCAACAACTCGATGGAATATACGGGTTCAGACTGGAGACATTTTGTGCGCCACGAAATGATACCTCGGCTGTACATCATTAACCGTGATTTGAACT TAGCGGGGCTGAATCAAAGCAGTCATGAAGAAGACAGCGACGAtgttgatgacgaggacggggacgaagatgaagaaatggacGAGTAA